One window from the genome of Bacillus kexueae encodes:
- a CDS encoding EAL domain-containing protein, which translates to MEFLFQEILTRDLPTRMAIFNKMFNRINDFIFIMKWDEKRQAFIYMYVNEHALSALQIDKSIYGKSIEEVFPKRADFLNEKYKLAIQSKKTVMYEESVMTHKGEFIGETALNPIFMDEGKSYLVFSIVRDVTDRKKAEEQATFFAYRDELTGLGNRRFFKQSLDRLIEEGKHGNQSFALILMDLDNFKMINDHYGHDVGDEVLKNMAKRIQQTVSSDIILCRIGGDEVALLCPNVTVEEARHHADELLKAFSLPLETSLHPISLDVSIGVAMYPDHATEGLTLIKAADISLYYVKNNGKNDWLMYSDSLGKTYLERISLEQALRDALVKEEFSLHYQPRIDAKSGKMKSVEALIRWEKATPDVFIPVAEETGLIHEIGNWVTKTACLQLKEWKKKGVPIEKVSINLSLHQLLKGKSCLSQLRQIIEETGVDPSEIEFEITERFISLENRMIDCLQKMRNVGVTISIDDFGKEYSSLWCLRKLPVDAIKLDRSFLEDISTDPTVESIVDTILTLSKTLNLRAVGEGIETEIQAKKLTDLGIHEMQGYLFSRPLPPNELEALFEKVEIKN; encoded by the coding sequence ATGGAGTTTTTATTTCAAGAAATATTGACAAGAGATTTACCTACGAGAATGGCCATTTTTAATAAAATGTTTAATCGCATTAACGATTTCATTTTTATTATGAAATGGGATGAAAAAAGACAAGCTTTTATTTACATGTATGTCAATGAGCATGCACTCTCGGCGTTACAAATTGATAAATCGATCTATGGGAAGTCGATTGAAGAAGTATTTCCAAAACGAGCAGATTTTTTAAATGAAAAGTATAAATTGGCGATTCAGTCAAAGAAAACGGTCATGTATGAAGAAAGTGTTATGACTCACAAGGGTGAATTCATCGGTGAGACAGCATTAAATCCAATTTTTATGGATGAAGGTAAGTCTTATCTCGTTTTTTCAATTGTGCGGGATGTGACGGACCGTAAAAAAGCGGAGGAGCAAGCAACCTTTTTCGCTTATCGGGATGAGTTAACTGGACTCGGCAATCGGCGCTTTTTTAAGCAATCGTTAGATCGTCTCATTGAAGAAGGGAAACACGGGAACCAATCGTTTGCCCTTATATTAATGGATTTGGATAATTTTAAAATGATTAATGACCATTACGGACATGATGTCGGGGATGAAGTGTTGAAGAATATGGCAAAGCGTATTCAGCAAACGGTTTCATCAGACATTATTTTATGCCGAATCGGTGGAGATGAGGTGGCATTATTATGTCCGAACGTGACGGTGGAGGAAGCTCGGCATCATGCGGACGAACTTTTAAAAGCGTTTTCGTTGCCACTTGAAACGTCGCTTCATCCTATTTCGTTAGACGTCAGCATTGGAGTAGCGATGTACCCGGATCATGCAACAGAAGGGTTAACTTTAATTAAAGCGGCTGATATTTCCTTATATTATGTGAAAAACAATGGGAAAAACGACTGGCTCATGTATTCCGATTCGCTTGGAAAGACGTATTTAGAGCGTATCTCTCTTGAACAAGCGTTGCGTGATGCACTTGTGAAAGAAGAATTTTCCCTGCATTATCAACCGCGAATAGATGCGAAGTCAGGAAAAATGAAAAGTGTTGAAGCGCTAATTCGTTGGGAGAAAGCAACCCCCGATGTCTTTATTCCAGTGGCTGAGGAAACAGGGCTAATTCATGAAATCGGAAATTGGGTGACCAAAACCGCCTGCTTGCAATTGAAAGAGTGGAAAAAGAAGGGCGTCCCAATTGAGAAGGTTTCCATTAATTTATCCTTACATCAGTTGTTGAAAGGGAAAAGCTGCTTAAGTCAGTTACGCCAAATCATTGAAGAAACAGGGGTCGACCCTTCGGAAATTGAATTTGAAATAACAGAGCGATTTATTTCACTTGAAAATCGGATGATTGATTGCTTACAGAAAATGCGGAATGTGGGCGTTACCATCTCCATCGATGATTTCGGAAAGGAATATAGTAGCCTTTGGTGCCTGCGAAAGCTACCGGTAGACGCCATTAAATTAGATCGTTCGTTTTTGGAAGATATTTCAACCGATCCGACCGTTGAATCCATTGTTGACACGATCTTAACGTTATCCAAAACATTGAACTTACGGGCAGTCGGGGAAGGAATCGAAACAGAAATTCAAGCGAAAAAACTAACAGACTTAGGCATTCATGAAATGCAAGGATACTTATTTAGTCGACCACTTCCTCCGAATGAATTAGAAGCCTTATTTGAAAAAGTAGAAATCAAAAATTGA
- a CDS encoding alpha/beta hydrolase — translation MFARLIDRLALYQFHQKRSQENHFSLKTLPYSAIKETNVSISSFREVEDYRVGKLTFQSVIPSSILCNDFVKGEVWLQKIEDMPNVIFVHGWRMESYDRVKNIFHERIKNELLWNMYYIPLPYHMERKPSESLYSGEYMISANINRTVLATQQAIADIRAVIQWIKSNQKGPIIVIGVSLGGWITNLLATMEENIDYISSIFYTNSLAHAVWHTIPGRYIKADLVKHGVTFQDLQTYWDVTNPSCFSPVVNKNNIFLLSAKYDQYVDFDDATDLWKSWGYPKRMVMNCGHSGIVLKRKQIADETIRFLTERLK, via the coding sequence ATGTTTGCTAGGCTAATTGATCGATTGGCACTCTATCAATTCCATCAAAAGCGAAGTCAAGAGAATCATTTTTCGTTGAAAACTTTACCCTATTCCGCAATAAAAGAAACAAACGTTTCTATTTCGAGTTTTCGTGAGGTAGAAGATTATAGAGTCGGAAAGTTGACATTTCAGTCAGTTATTCCATCATCGATTCTATGTAATGACTTTGTTAAAGGTGAAGTTTGGTTACAAAAGATAGAAGATATGCCAAATGTAATTTTTGTACATGGTTGGAGAATGGAAAGTTATGACCGCGTTAAAAATATTTTTCACGAACGTATTAAGAATGAGCTTCTTTGGAACATGTATTATATTCCCCTTCCGTATCATATGGAGCGAAAGCCATCGGAATCCTTATATAGTGGCGAGTATATGATAAGCGCAAACATTAATAGGACTGTATTGGCGACACAACAAGCCATTGCTGATATTCGAGCGGTTATTCAATGGATAAAAAGTAACCAAAAGGGACCGATCATTGTGATTGGAGTAAGCTTAGGTGGTTGGATTACGAATTTACTTGCTACCATGGAGGAAAATATTGATTATATCTCATCAATATTTTACACAAATAGTTTAGCCCATGCGGTTTGGCATACGATTCCTGGAAGGTATATTAAGGCTGATTTAGTTAAACATGGTGTCACCTTTCAGGACTTGCAAACATACTGGGATGTGACAAATCCAAGTTGTTTTTCACCCGTTGTCAATAAAAATAACATTTTCCTACTTTCTGCAAAATATGACCAGTATGTAGATTTTGACGATGCAACAGACCTTTGGAAATCATGGGGGTATCCAAAGCGGATGGTCATGAATTGCGGCCATAGTGGCATCGTGTTAAAAAGAAAACAAATTGCAGATGAAACCATTCGATTTCTCACAGAACGTTTAAAATAA